From Larus michahellis chromosome 8, bLarMic1.1, whole genome shotgun sequence, one genomic window encodes:
- the VRK3 gene encoding serine/threonine-protein kinase VRK3 isoform X2 — protein MAGRGRQGLAAAERPRCETAGASSRGSWFCPQCGRGVEPVFRFCPACGGRLPPPPREEETEQAAPAPPRQQARSPAAPPPGPRAPARPGGRSPRKARCVPAVPLPAEAVLTDWGGRQWRLVRLLEQGGCGLMYEAQAASGTCPQKQSYSLKLDVKDGKIYNEQNFFQRAAKAGTVEKWKKWHSVPLLGIPNCLGFGLHADSYRFLVFSDLGRTLQSVLNDGLYLLREKAAFQIVVRLLDCLEYIHENEYVHGDVTAENIYLNPTDLTQVTLAGYCFAFRYCPGGKHVAQREGSRTPHEGTIEFISLDSHKGAGPSRRSDLESLGYCLLKWLSGSLPWSDELDKVESVVEKKEKYKGDVTCLLRVCFRQRPIPDALQSYLQQVMALEYEEKPCYEGLRQLFKKPLEKMKSSAYDPVDIKMVP, from the exons atggcgggccgggggcggcaggggctggcggcggcggagcggccgcGGTGCGAGACGGCCGGCGCCTCCtcaag GGGGAGCTGGTTCTGCCCGCAGTGCGGGCGCGGCGTGGAGCCCGTCTTCCGCTTCTGCCCGGCCTGCGGTGGTAGGCTGCCCCCGCCGCCACGGGAGGAGGAGACCGAGCAGGCAGCGCCGGCTCCGCCGCGGCAGCAggcccgcagccccgccgcccccccgccggggccccgcgcccccgccaGGCCCGGCGGCCGGTCGCCCCGCAAGGCGCGGTGTGTGCCGGCCGTGCCGCTGCCGGCCGAGGCGGTGCTGACGGACTGGGGCGGCCGGCAGTGGAGGCTGGTccggctgctggagcagggcGGCTGCGGGCTCATGTACGAAG cacaggcagcatcTGGAACGTGTCCTCAAAAGCAAAGCTACTCCCTCAAACTT GATGTCAAAGATGGGAAGATCTACAACGAACAGAACTTCTTCCAGCGTGCTGCGAAGGCAGGCACAG TGGAGAAGTGGAAGAAGTGGCACTCTGTGCCGTTGCTGGGAATCCCCAATTGCCTTGGCTTTGGACTGCATGCAGATAGCTACAG GTTCTTGGTGTTCTCTGACTTAGGGCGAACTCTTCAGTCTGTCCTGAATGATGGCTTATACCTGCTGAGGGAGAAGGCAGCTTTTCAGATTGTAGTCCGGCTG TTAGACTGCCTGGAGTACATTCATGAAAATGAGTATGTGCACGGGGACGTCACAGCTGAGAACATCTATTTGAACCCAACAGACCTCACCCAG GTGACCCTAGCAGGCTATTGCTTTGCATTTCGTTACTGCCCTGGAGGGAAGCACGTGGCCCAGCGCGAAGGCAGCAGGACCCCTCACGAAGGCACTATAGAGTTTATCAGCCTGGACAGCCACAAGGGAGCAG GACCATCTCGCCGGAGTGATTTGGAATCTCTGGGCTACTGTCTTCTGAAATGGCTCTCTGGCTCCTTGCCTTGGTCTGATGAGCTGGACAAAGTAGAAAGTGTggtggagaagaaggaaaa GTACAAAGGGGATGTGACATGCCTTCTCCGAGTGTGCTTCAGGCAGAGACCCATTCCAG ATGCCCTGCAGAGCTACCTGCAGCAAGTCATGGCACTGGAGTATGAGGAGAAGCCTTGCTATGAGGGCCTGCGGCAGCTCTTCAAGAAGCCACTGGAAAAGATGAAATCTTCAGCTTATGACCCTGTGGATATCAAAATGGTGCCCTAA
- the VRK3 gene encoding serine/threonine-protein kinase VRK3 isoform X1, with the protein MAGRGRQGLAAAERPRCETAGASSRGSWFCPQCGRGVEPVFRFCPACGGRLPPPPREEETEQAAPAPPRQQARSPAAPPPGPRAPARPGGRSPRKARCVPAVPLPAEAVLTDWGGRQWRLVRLLEQGGCGLMYEAQAASGTCPQKQSYSLKLDVKDGKIYNEQNFFQRAAKAGTVEKWKKWHSVPLLGIPNCLGFGLHADSYRFLVFSDLGRTLQSVLNDGLYLLREKAAFQIVVRLLDCLEYIHENEYVHGDVTAENIYLNPTDLTQVTLAGYCFAFRYCPGGKHVAQREGSRTPHEGTIEFISLDSHKGAGPSRRSDLESLGYCLLKWLSGSLPWSDELDKVESVVEKKEKYKGDVTCLLRVCFRQRPIPAKQGVLLPIFCIHEPCWRGKSSGGFKNATFGARGYFPILSLSFILVSGFVFLSVELAKADALQSYLQQVMALEYEEKPCYEGLRQLFKKPLEKMKSSAYDPVDIKMVP; encoded by the exons atggcgggccgggggcggcaggggctggcggcggcggagcggccgcGGTGCGAGACGGCCGGCGCCTCCtcaag GGGGAGCTGGTTCTGCCCGCAGTGCGGGCGCGGCGTGGAGCCCGTCTTCCGCTTCTGCCCGGCCTGCGGTGGTAGGCTGCCCCCGCCGCCACGGGAGGAGGAGACCGAGCAGGCAGCGCCGGCTCCGCCGCGGCAGCAggcccgcagccccgccgcccccccgccggggccccgcgcccccgccaGGCCCGGCGGCCGGTCGCCCCGCAAGGCGCGGTGTGTGCCGGCCGTGCCGCTGCCGGCCGAGGCGGTGCTGACGGACTGGGGCGGCCGGCAGTGGAGGCTGGTccggctgctggagcagggcGGCTGCGGGCTCATGTACGAAG cacaggcagcatcTGGAACGTGTCCTCAAAAGCAAAGCTACTCCCTCAAACTT GATGTCAAAGATGGGAAGATCTACAACGAACAGAACTTCTTCCAGCGTGCTGCGAAGGCAGGCACAG TGGAGAAGTGGAAGAAGTGGCACTCTGTGCCGTTGCTGGGAATCCCCAATTGCCTTGGCTTTGGACTGCATGCAGATAGCTACAG GTTCTTGGTGTTCTCTGACTTAGGGCGAACTCTTCAGTCTGTCCTGAATGATGGCTTATACCTGCTGAGGGAGAAGGCAGCTTTTCAGATTGTAGTCCGGCTG TTAGACTGCCTGGAGTACATTCATGAAAATGAGTATGTGCACGGGGACGTCACAGCTGAGAACATCTATTTGAACCCAACAGACCTCACCCAG GTGACCCTAGCAGGCTATTGCTTTGCATTTCGTTACTGCCCTGGAGGGAAGCACGTGGCCCAGCGCGAAGGCAGCAGGACCCCTCACGAAGGCACTATAGAGTTTATCAGCCTGGACAGCCACAAGGGAGCAG GACCATCTCGCCGGAGTGATTTGGAATCTCTGGGCTACTGTCTTCTGAAATGGCTCTCTGGCTCCTTGCCTTGGTCTGATGAGCTGGACAAAGTAGAAAGTGTggtggagaagaaggaaaa GTACAAAGGGGATGTGACATGCCTTCTCCGAGTGTGCTTCAGGCAGAGACCCATTCCAG caaaACAAGGAGTGCTGTTGCCCATTTTCTGTATTCATGAGCCTTGCTGGAGAGGCAAGTCTTCTGGTGgctttaaaaatgcaacatttggGGCAAGAGGTTATTTCCCCATCCTATCTTTGAGCTTCATATTAGtctctgggtttgttttcctctctgtggagCTGGCCAAGGCAG ATGCCCTGCAGAGCTACCTGCAGCAAGTCATGGCACTGGAGTATGAGGAGAAGCCTTGCTATGAGGGCCTGCGGCAGCTCTTCAAGAAGCCACTGGAAAAGATGAAATCTTCAGCTTATGACCCTGTGGATATCAAAATGGTGCCCTAA